A window of Watersipora subatra chromosome 10, tzWatSuba1.1, whole genome shotgun sequence genomic DNA:
TATGTGCACATGTGAGggtttgtgtgtctgtttgtATGTGGTAGTGCGGGCGATCACTGTGCATTTTCACATTGCTGTTTTTCTTCATTGAAACTTCATTCGTATATTGCTTGCGCCTTCATTTCGTTTGCTGAAAATAGTTTCAAAACCTTGTATGGTTTGAAAAACTAGCCTCTCAAACATCTCCACGCAAagtatctgattaaaaatagaaagaatTTTCTGACATCGTCAGGATGACTGTTAGTAGATATTGAAAGCCCttataattatcattattattgtcattataattataattttgctTTCATAGCATAACGTGTAGCTATGTACTGTACTTTAGGAATATTAAGTTTTGATACCTTCACACATAAGTTGCTATTAAATCATCTAAAAATTGCAATAGTATAATACTGAACATTCAGATCTGATACCAGTAAGTCATTTATTTATTTGCTATTCTAAATATTCCTTACTACCTATATTAGCTTCTACAGCTCGTTTTAGCCTTAAGTCGAAGTCATGCTAAAAGACTTCATGAGTAATTATGATGAGTCATGAGAATTTATGGTAAGTTATGACTAATTATAGTAAGCCATGAGTCATTTTTGTCTGTTGAACTTTTGGCTGGCTGGTTTTGTCGGAACGATATAGATTATTAGAAGTGTGTTGTATAAGTTTTctacttaatttattttaaacaaatcaTCATTTAGTTATACATAGATTAAAAATACAGTACATTATATCTGTTATAAAATAAGTTTCTGACTAACTGAAGTCAGGCTAAATGTTAATGACAGCATTGAACATGCTAAAGTAAAAACAACAGAGAGGAATGTAAAACAAGGGAaaacaatgagaaatattaACAGACACTCAGTCGGACACGAGAATAAATTTTATAGCAATAAACTTGGTGTACATAATTAGAACAAAAAACTAGAAATCAACGAATCTCagaaaattataataaaactttaaatctCATTATCGAGAGATATGAGAACAATTATTCTAAGGttttttgcaattattataagTGTATCATTATTGATCTGTAAACAAGATCAATAAATATAGTTTTCTTAAGTTGTTTGGCTACCAACAGTTTACTAGCAATAATCGTTTTACACTTATTATCATATTTTGTACTAATTACTTATTAATCGGTACAATTAGTATGAACTATTTTACTAACAACAGCTTAACTACTAGCAGTCGTTGTTTTACACTTATTATCATGTTTTATACTCAAAATAAACATACTAATTTTAACAACAGATCGTATTTATCTCTCTATGTCTATGGCTACTGAGTCAATTATCAACATTTTCACTGAAACTATGTATCTTTAAAACAGTATACAGTCTAGAACCTAGTAAGCTGTGTCAAATTGAtttgtgaaatttatttttttaattttacctaTGCAGTTTTGGTTTTTCacaacaacttttttaaaagttcCTTAAATTTAAGGCGAAATACTCAGACATCTACGCGCAGATATTCCCATTAATAATTAAACTTTTAACACTATAACTAGATGTTTACAAACCACCAATCATTGAAGTTCTATCGATTCGTCTTCTCTGTGACCAATTCTAACTGaactcaaaaatttaaatttctccTTAATCTTAGCAACATACTGAGGGTTTAAAACTGCATAAAAGGCAATATTAGCTAACCCAAATAGTGACTGACAAATAAAACTCACTTGAGTTGCAAGATAAATAGTTAAATTCTTTTCATCAAATGAAAACACTTGCAAACAAAGCATAACAACCAGTGGAACAAGTGTTACATAGAGCATAATAAAACTTCCAGCTATGAAGTTGAAAGTGTTTGTCAGATCTCGCTGTTCCTCATTGAAACTTGTTCTTCTCTTCATTCGCTTCAATTCTCTGTGTGTTAAACTCAAGAAGACCGTTGACATAATCAGGGGGAGTAGAGTGTATGAAGTAAACAAAACTAAAGTAACAGTCGTTTTAGGATTTCCTAGACTTGGTAAAGTTTCTCCTCTTAAGACACAACCTGCTGCAGAGAGTAGGACAATAACACTAACACTGTACACCACATTAACTGTCCAAATAGTCAGAATTGATTTTCCGATCTCATTCAGCAATTTCGAAGATGTGTACTTGTACGGATGGCAGACGGCGTAGAATCTGTCAAAACTGGCAAAGGTCACTAAAGTATACCGTGAATGTACTGCTGTGAAAGCAAGACCATCCGATATAAAATAACTTATCTTGTTATCCAGCAAAAAGGCGATGCTTAGGAAAGTCTCAGTGATGCGGAAAATTGCAAAACAGCCAAACAGAATATCCGCTAACGACAGATGAACGAGTATCCAGAAATAGTTCTTCTTTCTCAGGCTCGTTATAGCCCTTAGTGTTAGTATATGGAATATGTTCATCAACACTGAGCTTATGTTGAGTGTGAAAGAGAAGATTTCATATGCTATGTGATGTTTTTCTAATGGACACGTTGAAAGTAGTGTATCATTAGTCCACGACATGTTTTTAAAGTAAACCTTGATCCTGCCgacaacttttatattttttgaaatCTAAAATTAATCTTCACGTACGATATGATTATCACTCTACAGCCGAATGATTGGAAAACGCAAAATGAGAAACCAAGATACATCTTAATGTATGAGAAATTTTCTGACAGCATTGATTAACATTGTTTAGAGATATCATTGCTGTCACACCCTTGTAGCCATCAGCCAATAGGCTGCGAGAAATAATTTTAATGGCTGACAAATATGAGCTATTATCAGCTCTTTTAAGTATTCTTGAAGTAAAATTGTGCGCAATAGTTTGTCGTTTCGAACATGAAAAGTTTTATGCTACAAAGGAACTACCAGAAAATAGTATTGATAAACAGAAATAACCTTAAATTTTGTGATTACTTAGATTTGTCTGTCAATACACCGCTAGTCTTTTCACATAACTGATTAATCTATTAACGTGAAACTATTTCATAACAGCTGTAAACCCTTGTCATATGACCAGCCATTAATGTATAGTATCTAGATGTCTATTAGCATTAATTGGTAGTTTATTAATATCTTATACAGTCATCTGCAACTGAAACTATGTTGGTTCCAGTCACATTCTGCTGGATCTTTGCTTGTCTCGAAAATGGATTTTCCTACATATGACTTtataaaatattcatttgttAACCCTTTCGTAAGCGATGCGACGTTAATGTCCCCCGGAGTTTTGAGCGTAAAGACATTT
This region includes:
- the LOC137407203 gene encoding probable G-protein coupled receptor 139, with translation MSWTNDTLLSTCPLEKHHIAYEIFSFTLNISSVLMNIFHILTLRAITSLRKKNYFWILVHLSLADILFGCFAIFRITETFLSIAFLLDNKISYFISDGLAFTAVHSRYTLVTFASFDRFYAVCHPYKYTSSKLLNEIGKSILTIWTVNVVYSVSVIVLLSAAGCVLRGETLPSLGNPKTTVTLVLFTSYTLLPLIMSTVFLSLTHRELKRMKRRTSFNEEQRDLTNTFNFIAGSFIMLYVTLVPLVVMLCLQVFSFDEKNLTIYLATQAHPTTHHYLQTHMHTYTHRLALALALTLTLTLTFNLTLALTLALAFALTPARAPALTLKFRITSDILENFCKEV